The stretch of DNA CTAACAACATTTTCATTTTCAAATAGAAAAGCGAAATTTATCATATTTTCTTTTTCTACAATTAACATTAAGTTAACATTAAACCTTAAAATAGTTTCGACATTTGCACCGTAAACATTAAACTATTTTTTACGATGAGGTTAAACTCAATGAAGCTATTCTTAATAGGAGCTTTCGCTTTAACAGCACAACTTTCTTACGCTCAAGTTGAGCCAACAGAATCAACTCATATCCAAAATGATACAATTATGGATAATGAGACCGTAAACTTAGCAGAAACATTGATTATCGGTAAAGGGGTAATCGACTTGCAAGAAAACCGTAAAACACCTGTGGCTGTTTCTACCATTTCTCGACAAGAAATCCAGGACAAAGTAGTGGGTAACGTAGAGTTCCCAGAAGTTATGGCAAACACACCTTCTGTTTACGTTTCTGACCAAGCATCAGGATTTGGAGATTCTCATATGTATTTACGTGGATTCACAGAACAAAATACCGCTTTCTTATTAAACGGGCAACCAATTAATGGTATGGAAGATGGTAATATCTATTGGTCGAACTGGTCGGCTATGAACGAGGTAGCGAATGCTATAGAGGTACAACGTGGTTTAGGTTCTTCTAAATTAGCAATTTCTTCTGTAGGAGGTACTGTAAACATCGTTACTAAAGCAACCGAAAGAAGAGAAGGTGGTTTTGCTCGTTTTGTTGCAGGAAACGATAGTTACTTCGGAGGAACATTGTCGTACGACACTGGTTTGAAAGGAAAATGGGGATTCTCTATTTTATTAAACCATTGGCAAGCTCATCGTAAGTATGCTTACGGAACTGGCGGACAAGGTCAAGCGTACTTCATCTCGATAGGATACAAACCAAATGAAGACCATAACATCAACTTCATGGTTTTTGGTGCACCACAATGGCACGACCAAAACTACTCTACAAAAAGAGAAAGTCAATGGGAAGAAATGGGTGGAGATAAAAAATACAACTCAACCTACGGATACTACAAAGGTGAAGGAAAAAACTTACGTCGTAACTATTACCACAAACCAGTAGCAAACCTTAACTGGGACTGGACAATCAACGATAAAATGAACTTATCTACCGTTGCTTACGCATCTGTTGGTACAGGTGGTGGAACCTCGGGAGTTGGTAGAGCATCAAGCACTACAATAGGAGGATTAAAGGGTAGAGGATATATCGATTTCGACAAAATCGAAGCGAATAACTTATTAGACCAAGACGGAATCGGAAACAATGGTGGAGTAGATAGCAACGGAAACCCAATCAGCAATGCAGCAATACGTGCATCTGTCAACAACCACTCTTGGTACGGAGCTGTATCTAACTTTACATTTGATACACAAGCAGGTCTTACCTTAAACATCGGTGGTGATGTACGTTTTTACAAAGGGCAACACCATCAACAAATGATTGACTTGTTCGGATTGAAAGGTTGGTCAGATAAAAATAAAGTAACAGGTGAACAAGTGGTTGTTACAGAAACTTTCACAACAAATCCTTGGCAAGCACTTTTCAAGACTGCTGGTAAAGATCAAAGAATTAACCGCGACTATAACGAAAACATCAACTACCAAGGTGTATTCGGTCAAGCAGAATACGAAATCGGAGGATTTACAGTATTTGCTCAAGGAGCATTATCAAACCAATCTTACCAAAAGTTCGATCGTTGGAACTATGGTGGAGTTGAACACAAATCAGAAAAAGTAAAGAAAACTGGATGGAATATCAAAGGAGGTATGTCGTATACTTTCTTAGACAACAATGCAATTTTTGTGAATGCAGGTCGCTATTCTCGCCAACCTTTCTTAGATAACATCTTTGTTTTCAATACAGTAGACTTACAAGAACCTTCTGTTGACAATGAAGAAATCACCGGTCTAGAAGCAGGTTACCGTTACAAAACACGCAACTTACGCGTAAACGTAAATGCTTACTACACCAAGTGGGGTAACCGTTTCTTATTGATGGATTATGGTGAAGAAATCATCAAGGATCCTGCAGGAAACATCTTAGAAACCTACAATTTCTCAGAATACGCAAACGACGTAACACAAATTCACAAAGGAATCGAAGTTGACTTTGATGCAAGAATCGAACGCATCTGGACAGTAAGAGGATATGCTTCTTACGGTGATTGGCAATACGATGGTTCTACGCCAATGCAACGTAGAAACAACGATGCTGGCACAATCGTAACACAATATGATGATGTAGACCTTACAGGTGTAAAAGTTGGTGATGCTGCACAATTCACTTTCGGTTTAGGTACTAAATTAGACGTAACTCGTTCTTTCTCTGTAGATATGGACTTCAACTACTACGCTAATATTTATTCGCAAGTTGATGCTAAACAATTGGTAACCAATTTACATAACGGGAAACCATACAAGCCAAACGAATTATCTCCATATGCAAAAGTAGATTTAGGAGCTTCGTACGAATTGAAATTCGGAACTCAAAAATTACGCTTAAGAGGTAATATCAAAAACTTGTTCAACGACCAATATATTATCCGTGAAAACAGAAATGGATACGGTTACGGACTAGGAAGAACTTGGAACGCTTCTGTGTCATACAGCTTCTAATTTCAGAAAACGATATTTTATCATATCAAATATTTAAAAGGCGGACTTCGGTTCGCCTTTTTCTTTTACATTCGCACTATGATACAACCCAAATTTTTACAACAAGGAGATACCATCGCCATCGTTGCTCCTTCTAAAAGAATACTACCCAACGAACTAGACCAAGAAATCACAATGATAAAAGATTGGGGGTTCAAGGTTTTGGTAGGAAAAAATATCTATGCGCAACACCAATTTGGTTACGCCTACGCCGGAACAACCCAACAGCGTTTACACGATTTTCAGGAAGCATTAGACAACCCAAACATCCAAGCAATTTGGTGCGCTCGTGGCGGATATGGCGCTATACAACTCATCGATTCCTTAGATTTTTCACGCTTTGCTCAATCTCCAAAATGGATTATCGGCTACTCGGATATCACCGTTTTTCATACCAAATTACA from Weeksella virosa DSM 16922 encodes:
- a CDS encoding TonB-dependent receptor, giving the protein MKLFLIGAFALTAQLSYAQVEPTESTHIQNDTIMDNETVNLAETLIIGKGVIDLQENRKTPVAVSTISRQEIQDKVVGNVEFPEVMANTPSVYVSDQASGFGDSHMYLRGFTEQNTAFLLNGQPINGMEDGNIYWSNWSAMNEVANAIEVQRGLGSSKLAISSVGGTVNIVTKATERREGGFARFVAGNDSYFGGTLSYDTGLKGKWGFSILLNHWQAHRKYAYGTGGQGQAYFISIGYKPNEDHNINFMVFGAPQWHDQNYSTKRESQWEEMGGDKKYNSTYGYYKGEGKNLRRNYYHKPVANLNWDWTINDKMNLSTVAYASVGTGGGTSGVGRASSTTIGGLKGRGYIDFDKIEANNLLDQDGIGNNGGVDSNGNPISNAAIRASVNNHSWYGAVSNFTFDTQAGLTLNIGGDVRFYKGQHHQQMIDLFGLKGWSDKNKVTGEQVVVTETFTTNPWQALFKTAGKDQRINRDYNENINYQGVFGQAEYEIGGFTVFAQGALSNQSYQKFDRWNYGGVEHKSEKVKKTGWNIKGGMSYTFLDNNAIFVNAGRYSRQPFLDNIFVFNTVDLQEPSVDNEEITGLEAGYRYKTRNLRVNVNAYYTKWGNRFLLMDYGEEIIKDPAGNILETYNFSEYANDVTQIHKGIEVDFDARIERIWTVRGYASYGDWQYDGSTPMQRRNNDAGTIVTQYDDVDLTGVKVGDAAQFTFGLGTKLDVTRSFSVDMDFNYYANIYSQVDAKQLVTNLHNGKPYKPNELSPYAKVDLGASYELKFGTQKLRLRGNIKNLFNDQYIIRENRNGYGYGLGRTWNASVSYSF